A genomic stretch from Streptomyces fungicidicus includes:
- a CDS encoding histidine phosphatase family protein gives MGDLLLARHGETEWSRAGRHTGRTDLPLTPNGEAQARSLAPLLAGRTFGLVLTSPLVRARRTAELAGLTGALPEPDLREWDYGAYEGIGTADIVRSRPGWDLWTDGVPPGREFPGESPEQVGERADRVLSRLAGALEEGDVMLVAHGHLLRVLTARRLGLPASAGRLFRLETGALSRLSLEHGSPVVAEWNARP, from the coding sequence GTGGGAGATCTGCTGCTGGCGCGGCACGGCGAGACGGAGTGGAGCAGAGCGGGCCGGCACACCGGCCGGACCGATCTGCCCCTGACGCCGAACGGTGAGGCGCAGGCCCGGTCGCTGGCGCCGCTGCTGGCGGGCCGGACCTTCGGGCTGGTCCTCACCAGCCCGCTGGTCCGCGCCCGGCGCACCGCCGAACTGGCGGGTCTCACCGGCGCGCTGCCGGAGCCGGACCTGCGGGAGTGGGACTACGGCGCCTACGAGGGGATCGGCACGGCGGACATCGTTCGTTCCCGGCCCGGCTGGGACCTGTGGACCGACGGGGTGCCGCCCGGCCGGGAGTTCCCGGGCGAGTCCCCGGAGCAGGTCGGCGAGCGGGCGGACCGGGTGCTGTCCCGGCTGGCCGGGGCGCTCGAGGAGGGGGACGTGATGCTGGTGGCGCACGGCCATCTCCTGCGCGTCCTGACGGCGCGGCGCCTGGGTCTGCCCGCGTCGGCCGGCCGGCTGTTCCGCCTGGAGACGGGCGCCCTGAGCCGTCTCTCGCTGGAGCACGGCAGCCCCGTCGTCGCGGAGTGGAACGCCCGGCCGTGA
- the gnd gene encoding phosphogluconate dehydrogenase (NAD(+)-dependent, decarboxylating) has product MQIGLVGLGKMGGNMRERIRNAGHTVIGYDTNPEVSDVGHLSDLVDRLDGPRAVWVMVPAGAATQHVVDQLGSLLKPGDTVVDGGNSRWTDDERHAKELGARGIGFVDAGVSGGVWGLQHGYALMVGGDEEHVERLQPIFHALKPDGPYGYVHAGGVGAGHFAKMVHNGIEYAMMQAYAEGWELLEKVDSVDNVREVFRSWQEGTVIRSWLLDLAVDALDDDEHLERLRGYAEDSGEGRWTVEAAVANAVPLPAITASLFSRFASRQEDSPQMRMVAALRKQFGGHAVESAEKA; this is encoded by the coding sequence ATGCAGATCGGTCTTGTTGGTCTCGGCAAGATGGGCGGCAACATGCGCGAGCGCATCCGCAACGCCGGCCACACCGTCATCGGGTACGACACCAACCCCGAGGTCTCCGACGTCGGCCACCTGTCCGACCTCGTCGACCGTCTGGACGGGCCCCGCGCGGTCTGGGTGATGGTGCCGGCCGGCGCCGCCACCCAGCACGTCGTCGACCAGCTGGGCAGCCTGCTCAAGCCCGGCGACACCGTCGTGGACGGCGGCAACTCCCGCTGGACGGACGACGAGAGGCACGCCAAGGAACTGGGGGCCCGGGGCATCGGCTTCGTCGACGCCGGTGTGTCCGGCGGGGTGTGGGGCCTGCAGCACGGCTACGCCCTGATGGTCGGCGGCGACGAGGAGCACGTGGAGCGGCTGCAGCCGATCTTCCACGCGCTCAAGCCCGACGGTCCGTACGGCTACGTCCACGCGGGCGGAGTCGGCGCCGGGCACTTCGCCAAGATGGTCCACAACGGCATCGAGTACGCCATGATGCAGGCCTACGCCGAGGGCTGGGAGCTGCTGGAGAAGGTCGACTCGGTGGACAACGTGCGGGAGGTGTTCCGCTCCTGGCAGGAGGGCACCGTCATCCGCTCCTGGCTGCTGGACCTCGCGGTCGACGCCCTCGACGACGACGAGCACCTGGAGCGGCTGCGCGGATACGCCGAGGACTCGGGCGAGGGCCGCTGGACGGTGGAGGCGGCCGTCGCCAACGCGGTGCCGCTGCCGGCGATCACCGCCTCCCTGTTCTCGCGGTTCGCCTCGCGCCAGGAGGACTCCCCGCAGATGCGCATGGTCGCGGCGCTGCGCAAGCAGTTCGGCGGGCACGCCGTCGAGTCCGCGGAGAAGGCGTAA
- the zwf gene encoding glucose-6-phosphate dehydrogenase, producing the protein MTDETTEPTTDAPEGRPEEGREERPEEGREERPEEGREAPRALPAPPADWANPLRDPRDRRLPRVAGPSGLVIFGVTGDLSRKKLMPAVYDLANRGLLPPGFSLLGFARRDWEDQDFAEVVHDAVQEYARTPFREEVWQQLAEGMRFVPGDFDDDHAFDQLREAVDELDASRGTSGNYAFYLSVPPRFFPKVVQQLKKHGLADAPEGSWRRAVIEKPFGHDLKSAQDLNAIVHEVFDPEQVFRIDHYLGKETVQNILALRFANQMFEPVWNRSFVDHVQITMAEDIGIGGRAGYYDGIGAARDVIQNHLLQLMALTAMEEPASFDAASLLSEKLKVFRAVRLPDDLGLHTVRGQYCAAWQGGAKVRGYLEEEGIAASSTTDTYAAIKLGVNNRRWAGVPFYLRAGKRLGRRVTEIAVVFQRAPHSPFDSTATEELGENAVVIRVQPDEGMTVRFGSKVPGTSMELRDVTMDFAYGESFTESSPEAYERLILDVLLGDANLFPRHQEVEESWKILDPIEGYWAANGRPARYASGSWGPAEADEMLARDGRSWRRP; encoded by the coding sequence ATGACCGACGAGACGACCGAACCGACGACGGACGCCCCGGAGGGACGGCCGGAGGAGGGCCGGGAGGAACGGCCGGAGGAGGGCCGGGAGGAACGGCCGGAGGAGGGCCGGGAGGCGCCCAGGGCCCTCCCCGCGCCCCCGGCCGACTGGGCCAACCCGCTGCGCGACCCGCGGGACCGCCGTCTGCCCCGGGTGGCCGGCCCGTCCGGGCTGGTCATCTTCGGGGTGACCGGCGACCTGTCCCGCAAGAAGCTGATGCCGGCCGTGTACGACCTCGCCAACCGGGGCCTGTTGCCTCCCGGCTTCTCGCTGCTCGGCTTCGCCCGCCGGGACTGGGAGGACCAGGACTTCGCCGAGGTCGTGCACGACGCCGTCCAGGAGTACGCGCGCACCCCGTTCCGCGAGGAGGTCTGGCAGCAGCTCGCCGAGGGCATGCGGTTCGTGCCGGGCGACTTCGACGACGACCACGCCTTCGACCAGCTGCGCGAGGCGGTCGACGAGCTGGACGCCTCCCGGGGCACCAGCGGCAACTACGCCTTCTACCTCTCCGTACCGCCCAGGTTCTTCCCGAAGGTCGTCCAGCAGCTGAAGAAGCACGGGCTGGCCGACGCACCCGAGGGCTCCTGGCGGCGTGCGGTGATCGAGAAGCCGTTCGGGCACGACCTGAAGTCGGCCCAGGACCTCAACGCGATCGTGCACGAGGTGTTCGACCCGGAGCAGGTGTTCCGGATCGACCACTACCTCGGCAAGGAGACCGTCCAGAACATCCTGGCGCTGCGCTTCGCCAACCAGATGTTCGAACCGGTCTGGAACCGGTCCTTCGTGGACCATGTGCAGATCACCATGGCCGAGGACATCGGCATCGGCGGCCGCGCGGGCTACTACGACGGCATCGGCGCCGCCCGTGACGTCATCCAGAACCACCTGCTGCAGCTGATGGCGCTCACCGCGATGGAGGAGCCGGCCTCCTTCGACGCGGCCTCGCTGCTGAGCGAGAAGCTGAAGGTGTTCCGCGCCGTGCGGCTCCCCGACGACCTGGGCCTGCACACGGTGCGCGGGCAGTACTGCGCCGCCTGGCAGGGCGGCGCCAAGGTACGCGGCTACCTGGAGGAGGAGGGCATCGCCGCGTCCTCCACCACCGACACCTACGCGGCGATCAAGCTCGGGGTGAACAACCGCCGCTGGGCGGGCGTCCCCTTCTATCTGCGCGCCGGCAAACGGCTCGGCCGCCGGGTCACCGAGATCGCGGTCGTCTTCCAGCGGGCGCCGCACTCCCCCTTCGACTCCACCGCCACCGAGGAGCTGGGCGAGAACGCCGTGGTGATCCGCGTACAGCCGGACGAGGGCATGACGGTCCGGTTCGGCTCCAAGGTGCCGGGGACCTCGATGGAGCTCCGGGACGTGACGATGGACTTCGCGTACGGCGAGTCGTTCACCGAGTCCAGCCCGGAGGCGTACGAGCGGCTCATCCTGGACGTCCTGCTGGGGGACGCCAACCTGTTCCCCCGTCACCAGGAAGTGGAGGAGTCCTGGAAGATCCTCGACCCGATCGAGGGGTACTGGGCGGCCAACGGGCGGCCCGCGCGGTACGCGTCGGGCAGCTGGGGACCCGCGGAAGCCGACGAGATGCTCGCACGAGACGGACGGAGCTGGCGCAGGCCATGA
- a CDS encoding glycoside hydrolase family 16 protein: MSDTSGIPRTLRRPRPLRRALLAVVSTLALAAGAATAASPSASASVPPPPSGWTQVFADDFNGAAGSGVNTSNWRYATGKGYPGGPANWGTGEIETMTSSTDNVSLDGNGNLRITPRRDGSGNWTSGRVETNRTDFQPPAGGKLRVESRIQVPNVTGAAAKGYWPAFWMLGAPYRGNYWNWPAVGELDIMENTQGNNTVFATMHCGTSPGGPCNETSGIGGSTTCQGTTCQAGFHTYRMEWDRSTSVEEIRFYLDGNNFHTVRANQVDATTWANATNHGYFVILNVAMGGGFPDAFGGGPDSGTQPGHSMLVDYVQVLTSGGGGTTPPPSGNRDAYGTIQAESYDGQSGVLTESTSDSGGGQNVGALANGDWLQFKGVNFGSNPARQFSARVASGAGAGVSGLVEVRLDSRGNAPIGSFAVGNTGGWQSWRTIPANISNVTGTHDVYLTFTSGQPADFVNVNWFTFAH; encoded by the coding sequence ATGAGTGACACCTCCGGCATACCCCGCACCCTCCGCAGACCCCGCCCGCTGCGGCGGGCGCTGCTCGCCGTCGTCAGCACGCTCGCCCTGGCGGCGGGCGCCGCGACGGCCGCGAGCCCGTCCGCGAGCGCCTCCGTGCCGCCCCCGCCGTCGGGCTGGACCCAGGTCTTCGCCGACGACTTCAACGGTGCCGCGGGCAGCGGTGTCAACACCTCCAACTGGCGGTACGCGACCGGCAAGGGCTATCCGGGCGGCCCCGCCAACTGGGGCACCGGCGAGATCGAGACGATGACCTCCAGCACGGACAACGTCTCGCTCGACGGCAACGGCAACCTGCGCATCACCCCGCGCCGCGACGGCTCCGGCAACTGGACCTCGGGCCGCGTCGAGACCAACCGCACGGACTTCCAGCCCCCGGCCGGCGGCAAGCTGCGCGTGGAGAGCCGCATCCAGGTGCCCAACGTCACCGGCGCCGCCGCCAAGGGCTACTGGCCGGCCTTCTGGATGCTGGGCGCCCCCTACCGGGGCAACTACTGGAACTGGCCCGCCGTCGGCGAGCTGGACATCATGGAGAACACGCAGGGCAACAACACCGTGTTCGCCACCATGCACTGCGGCACCTCGCCGGGCGGCCCGTGCAACGAGACCAGCGGCATCGGCGGTTCGACCACCTGCCAGGGCACGACCTGTCAGGCCGGCTTCCACACCTACCGGATGGAGTGGGACCGCTCGACGAGCGTGGAGGAGATCCGCTTCTACCTCGACGGCAACAACTTCCACACGGTCCGGGCCAACCAGGTCGACGCGACGACCTGGGCCAACGCGACGAACCACGGCTACTTCGTCATCCTCAACGTGGCGATGGGCGGCGGTTTCCCCGACGCCTTCGGCGGCGGCCCCGACTCGGGCACCCAGCCCGGCCACTCGATGCTCGTCGACTACGTGCAGGTGCTGACCTCCGGCGGTGGCGGCACCACTCCCCCGCCGAGCGGCAACCGCGACGCCTACGGCACCATCCAGGCCGAGTCCTACGACGGCCAGTCCGGCGTGCTGACGGAGTCGACCTCGGACTCGGGCGGCGGCCAGAACGTGGGCGCGCTGGCAAACGGCGACTGGCTGCAGTTCAAGGGCGTCAACTTCGGCTCGAACCCGGCCCGGCAGTTCTCCGCGCGGGTGGCGAGCGGAGCGGGCGCCGGCGTCAGCGGACTGGTCGAGGTACGTCTGGACAGCCGTGGCAACGCGCCGATCGGCAGCTTCGCGGTCGGCAACACCGGCGGCTGGCAGTCCTGGCGGACGATCCCGGCGAACATCAGCAACGTGACGGGCACCCACGACGTCTACCTGACCTTCACCAGCGGCCAGCCGGCCGACTTCGTGAACGTCAACTGGTTCACCTTCGCCCACTGA
- a CDS encoding response regulator: MSIRVVVADDQELVRAGFGMILDAQDDIEVVAEAGDGEEAVAAVRRHTPDVLLLDIRMPVMDGLEAARLVCAQSGCKVVMLTTFDLDEYVYEALYAGASGFLLKDVRRDDLVHAVRVVAAGDSLLAPAVTRRLVADIVRRRRERAAADTATPQRLDTLTAREVETLRLLARGLSNAEIATTLFVSEHTVKTHVSNVLGKLALRDRVQAVICAYETGLIVPGSP, translated from the coding sequence GTGAGCATCCGGGTGGTCGTCGCCGACGACCAGGAGCTGGTCCGGGCCGGCTTCGGCATGATCCTCGACGCCCAGGACGACATCGAGGTGGTCGCCGAGGCCGGGGACGGCGAGGAGGCCGTCGCCGCGGTGCGCCGGCACACCCCGGACGTGCTGCTGCTCGACATCCGCATGCCGGTGATGGACGGGCTGGAGGCGGCCCGGCTGGTGTGCGCGCAGTCGGGCTGCAAGGTGGTCATGCTGACCACGTTCGACCTGGACGAGTACGTGTACGAGGCGCTGTACGCGGGGGCCAGCGGCTTCCTGCTGAAGGACGTCCGCCGGGACGACCTGGTGCACGCGGTGCGGGTGGTGGCGGCCGGTGACTCGCTGCTCGCCCCCGCGGTGACCCGGCGGCTGGTCGCGGACATCGTGCGGCGCCGCCGGGAGCGGGCCGCCGCCGACACCGCGACCCCGCAGCGGCTGGACACGCTCACCGCCCGCGAGGTGGAGACCCTGCGTCTGCTGGCGCGGGGCCTGTCCAACGCGGAGATCGCCACGACCCTGTTCGTCAGCGAGCACACCGTCAAGACCCATGTGAGCAACGTGCTCGGCAAGCTCGCTCTCAGGGACCGGGTACAGGCGGTGATCTGCGCCTACGAGACGGGGCTGATCGTCCCGGGCTCCCCCTGA
- the opcA gene encoding glucose-6-phosphate dehydrogenase assembly protein OpcA: MKIDLTDTTASKVNKALVRGRRAIGTPAVGMVLTMVIVTDEENAYDSIKAAEEASHEHPSRTLVVIKRHTRNPRERTHPRLDAEVRVGSEAGTGETVVLRTYGEVSEHADSVVLPLLLPDAPVVVWWPTDAPENPAKDPLGALGQRRITDLYTAENPMEVLDARRRSYAPGDTDLAWTRLTLWRSMLAAALDQARAAVTSATVEAEADNPAAELLARWLEARLRVTVDRVVTEGPVVTAVRLGTADGEIVIDRPEGPLATLTLPGQPPRRLALKVRPTSELIAEELRRLDADEMYAVALRGEAGEEVPQHV; this comes from the coding sequence ATGAAGATCGACCTGACCGACACCACGGCAAGCAAGGTCAACAAGGCGCTGGTGCGGGGCCGCCGCGCCATCGGCACGCCGGCCGTGGGCATGGTCCTGACGATGGTGATCGTCACGGACGAGGAGAACGCCTACGACTCGATCAAGGCGGCCGAGGAGGCATCGCACGAGCACCCCTCGCGCACCCTGGTCGTGATCAAGCGGCACACCCGCAACCCGCGCGAGCGCACCCACCCCCGGCTGGACGCCGAGGTCCGGGTCGGCTCCGAGGCCGGCACCGGGGAGACGGTGGTGCTGCGGACGTACGGCGAGGTGTCCGAGCACGCCGACTCGGTGGTGCTGCCGCTGCTGCTGCCGGACGCGCCGGTGGTGGTGTGGTGGCCGACGGACGCGCCGGAGAACCCGGCGAAGGACCCGCTGGGCGCGCTGGGCCAGCGCAGGATCACCGACCTGTACACGGCCGAGAACCCCATGGAGGTGCTGGACGCACGCAGGCGCAGCTACGCGCCCGGCGACACCGACCTCGCCTGGACCAGGCTGACGCTGTGGCGTTCCATGCTGGCGGCGGCGCTGGACCAGGCGCGGGCGGCGGTGACCTCGGCGACCGTGGAGGCCGAGGCGGACAACCCGGCAGCCGAGCTGCTGGCGCGCTGGCTGGAGGCGCGGCTGCGGGTGACCGTGGACCGGGTGGTGACGGAGGGGCCGGTGGTCACGGCGGTCCGGCTGGGCACGGCGGACGGCGAGATCGTCATCGACCGCCCCGAGGGCCCGCTGGCCACGCTGACGCTGCCGGGACAGCCCCCGCGCCGGCTGGCGCTGAAGGTCCGCCCCACCTCCGAGCTCATCGCCGAGGAGCTGCGGCGCCTCGACGCGGACGAGATGTACGCCGTCGCCCTGCGCGGCGAGGCCGGCGAGGAGGTTCCCCAGCATGTCTGA
- the pgi gene encoding glucose-6-phosphate isomerase, producing the protein MSDVPEPTRRPQWTALENHRTDTLPQPDLRALFADDPSRAERYVVHVGDLRIDYSRHLVNDETLALLQELAVATDVSGLRDAMFRGERINTTEDRAVLHTALRAPRDAVIEVDGENVVPGVHDVLDRMAGFAQQVRSGEWTGHTGRRIRNVVNIGIGGSDLGPAMAYEALRAFTDRDLTVRFVSNVDGADLHEAVRDLDPAETLFIVASKTFTTIETVTNATSARSWLLAALGDEKAVAAHFVALSTNAEKVADFGIDTANMFEFWDWVGGRYSFDSAIGLSLMIAIGPDRFREMLDGFRIVDEHFRTAPAEANAPLLMGLLGIWYNNFHDAQSHAVLPYSHYLSKFTAYLQQLDMESNGKSVDRQGRPVVWQTGPVVWGTPGTNGQHAYYQLIHQGTKLIPADLIGFARPVDGLSDELKAQHDLLMANLFAQGQALAFGRTAEEVRADGVPEEQVPHRTFRGNHPTTTILATELTPSVLGQLIALYEHKVFVQGAVWNIDSFDQWGVELGKVLAKRVEPALTGGADVPGLDPSTAALVAAYRERRK; encoded by the coding sequence ATGTCTGACGTCCCCGAGCCGACCCGCCGGCCCCAGTGGACCGCCCTGGAGAACCATCGCACGGACACGCTGCCCCAGCCGGACCTGCGCGCGCTGTTCGCCGACGACCCGTCCCGCGCGGAGCGGTACGTCGTACATGTCGGCGATCTGCGCATCGACTACTCCAGGCACCTGGTCAACGACGAGACGCTCGCCCTGCTGCAGGAACTGGCCGTCGCCACCGACGTGTCCGGGCTGCGGGACGCCATGTTCCGCGGCGAGAGGATCAACACCACCGAGGACCGGGCGGTGCTGCACACCGCGCTGCGTGCCCCGCGTGACGCGGTGATCGAGGTGGACGGTGAGAACGTCGTCCCCGGCGTGCACGACGTGCTCGACAGGATGGCCGGCTTCGCGCAGCAGGTCCGTTCCGGCGAGTGGACGGGCCACACCGGCAGGCGCATCCGCAACGTCGTCAACATCGGCATCGGCGGCTCCGACCTCGGCCCGGCGATGGCGTACGAGGCGCTGCGCGCCTTCACCGACCGGGACCTCACCGTCCGCTTCGTCTCCAACGTGGACGGCGCCGATCTGCACGAGGCGGTCCGGGACCTGGACCCGGCGGAGACGCTGTTCATCGTCGCGTCGAAGACGTTCACCACCATCGAGACGGTCACCAACGCCACCTCCGCGCGGAGCTGGCTGCTCGCGGCGCTGGGCGACGAGAAGGCGGTGGCCGCGCACTTCGTCGCGCTGTCGACCAACGCGGAGAAGGTCGCGGACTTCGGCATCGACACGGCGAACATGTTCGAGTTCTGGGACTGGGTCGGCGGACGCTACTCCTTCGACTCGGCGATCGGCCTGTCGCTGATGATCGCCATCGGCCCGGACCGCTTCCGGGAGATGCTCGACGGGTTCCGGATCGTCGACGAGCACTTCCGCACCGCGCCCGCCGAGGCCAACGCCCCGCTGCTGATGGGCCTGCTGGGCATCTGGTACAACAACTTCCACGACGCGCAGTCCCACGCGGTACTGCCGTACTCGCACTACCTGTCGAAGTTCACCGCCTACCTCCAGCAGCTCGACATGGAGTCCAACGGCAAGTCGGTGGACCGCCAGGGCCGCCCCGTCGTCTGGCAGACCGGACCGGTGGTCTGGGGCACGCCCGGCACCAACGGGCAGCACGCCTACTACCAGTTGATCCACCAGGGCACGAAGCTGATCCCCGCGGACCTCATCGGCTTCGCCCGCCCGGTCGACGGGCTGAGCGACGAACTCAAGGCTCAGCACGACCTGTTGATGGCCAACCTGTTCGCGCAGGGCCAGGCCCTCGCGTTCGGCAGGACCGCCGAGGAGGTGCGGGCGGACGGCGTCCCCGAGGAGCAGGTGCCGCACCGCACCTTCCGCGGCAACCACCCCACCACCACGATCCTGGCCACCGAACTGACCCCCTCGGTCCTCGGCCAGCTGATCGCCCTCTACGAGCACAAGGTGTTCGTGCAGGGCGCGGTCTGGAACATCGACTCCTTCGACCAGTGGGGCGTCGAACTCGGCAAGGTGCTCGCCAAGCGCGTCGAGCCCGCCCTCACCGGGGGCGCCGACGTCCCCGGTCTCGACCCGTCCACGGCCGCGCTGGTGGCCGCCTACCGCGAACGCAGGAAGTGA
- a CDS encoding MMPL family transporter, which yields MLSALARAATRRPLTVMLLWGLFLLLGFGLGTGVFARLSDNVPEVPGTESQSAAEYLERADPAGESISGVVAGTAVADPELRAEVGRAVADVRAVEGVAAVPDPYTTRGLTAEDGRALIIPVTLKGGLDDDAQERTLDAAADRLREIDAPDVHVSGGPLLGQQLGERAQEDVKFAEIVSLPVVLALLLVVFGGLRSALMPLVIAISGIAGAFLALFAFSEVTDISVYAIQVTTMLGLGLAVDYALLMLMRFKEERRHTEDVVEAVHRTVGAAGRTVLFSGLTVAVSLTGLLVFPSVFLRSMGLAVAAVVVIDMLAALTLLPALLARFGGRIAPAKERPEGEEGRFFARLARFAARRRIAVLAVAVPVLLVLAFPLAGMKIAIGDARQLPTDTEARQLHDTVIEHFPPGTGVTPVTVVVRPSADPAATDAIRALSPNTAVRELPGGATVLQIQPPGEADGDEATGLVERVREVRGDEAVEVTGPAARLVDFRDMLAERAPWAAVTVLAGIFVLLFAFTGSVLLPLRTVATTLLSLAAALGVVVWVFQDGHLAGLLGAEGLGALSLTAPPLIVAIAFGLAMDYELFILARMREARQRTGDDGEAVVDGLRRSGRVVTCAALLLAIVFAAFMTGGFSPILQIGLGLTLAVLIDATVVQMLLVPATMSLLGRHAWWAPAPLRKVHDRFGLSEEPEEAPRPRVPSGV from the coding sequence GTGCTTTCCGCACTTGCCCGGGCGGCCACCCGCCGCCCCTTGACCGTGATGCTCCTTTGGGGGCTCTTTCTGCTGCTGGGCTTCGGGCTGGGGACGGGCGTCTTCGCGCGGCTCTCCGACAACGTGCCCGAAGTCCCCGGAACCGAGTCGCAGTCGGCCGCCGAGTACCTGGAGCGGGCGGACCCCGCGGGCGAGTCGATCAGCGGCGTGGTGGCCGGCACCGCCGTGGCGGACCCGGAGCTGCGCGCCGAGGTCGGGCGGGCCGTGGCCGACGTCCGGGCGGTCGAAGGCGTCGCCGCCGTGCCCGACCCGTACACCACCCGCGGTCTGACCGCCGAGGACGGACGGGCGCTGATCATCCCCGTCACGCTCAAGGGCGGACTGGACGACGACGCCCAGGAGCGGACGCTCGACGCGGCGGCCGACCGGCTCAGGGAGATCGACGCACCCGACGTCCATGTCAGCGGGGGCCCGCTGCTGGGGCAGCAGCTCGGTGAACGGGCGCAGGAGGACGTGAAGTTCGCGGAGATCGTCTCGCTGCCCGTGGTGCTGGCGCTGCTGCTCGTGGTGTTCGGCGGGCTGCGGTCGGCGCTGATGCCGCTGGTCATCGCGATCAGCGGCATCGCCGGGGCGTTCCTCGCGCTGTTCGCCTTCAGTGAGGTCACCGACATCTCGGTGTACGCGATCCAGGTGACGACGATGCTGGGGCTCGGGCTTGCCGTGGACTACGCGCTGCTGATGCTGATGCGTTTCAAGGAGGAGCGCCGGCACACCGAGGACGTCGTCGAGGCGGTCCACCGCACGGTCGGGGCGGCCGGGCGGACGGTGTTGTTCTCCGGGCTCACGGTGGCCGTCAGTCTGACCGGGCTGCTGGTCTTCCCGAGCGTGTTCCTGCGCAGCATGGGCCTCGCGGTCGCCGCCGTGGTCGTCATCGACATGCTGGCCGCCCTCACCCTGCTGCCCGCGCTGCTGGCGCGGTTCGGCGGACGGATCGCTCCGGCGAAGGAGCGGCCGGAGGGCGAGGAGGGACGGTTCTTCGCCCGTCTCGCCCGTTTCGCGGCCAGGCGCCGGATCGCCGTACTGGCCGTGGCCGTCCCTGTGCTGCTGGTCCTGGCGTTTCCCCTGGCCGGCATGAAGATCGCCATCGGGGACGCGCGGCAGCTGCCCACGGACACGGAGGCCCGCCAGCTGCACGACACCGTCATCGAGCACTTCCCGCCGGGGACCGGCGTCACACCGGTCACCGTCGTCGTCCGGCCCTCCGCCGACCCGGCGGCCACCGACGCGATCCGCGCGCTGTCCCCGAACACCGCCGTCCGTGAACTGCCGGGCGGCGCGACGGTCCTGCAGATCCAGCCGCCCGGCGAGGCCGACGGCGACGAGGCGACCGGGCTGGTCGAGCGGGTGCGGGAGGTACGGGGCGACGAGGCGGTCGAGGTCACCGGGCCCGCGGCACGGCTGGTCGACTTCCGCGACATGCTCGCCGAACGGGCACCGTGGGCGGCCGTGACGGTCCTGGCCGGCATCTTCGTGCTGCTGTTCGCGTTCACCGGGTCCGTGCTGCTGCCGCTGCGCACGGTCGCGACGACCCTGCTCAGCCTGGCTGCAGCGCTCGGGGTGGTGGTGTGGGTGTTCCAGGACGGCCACCTGGCCGGGCTGCTGGGCGCCGAGGGACTGGGCGCGCTCAGTCTCACCGCGCCCCCGCTGATCGTCGCGATCGCGTTCGGACTCGCCATGGACTACGAGCTGTTCATCCTGGCCCGGATGCGCGAGGCCCGGCAGCGGACCGGTGACGACGGCGAGGCCGTGGTGGACGGACTGCGCCGCTCCGGCAGGGTGGTCACCTGCGCGGCGCTGCTGCTGGCGATCGTCTTCGCCGCCTTCATGACGGGCGGCTTCTCGCCCATCCTGCAGATCGGCCTGGGTCTCACCCTGGCCGTCCTCATCGACGCGACGGTCGTGCAGATGCTCCTGGTCCCGGCCACCATGTCCCTCCTGGGCCGCCACGCATGGTGGGCCCCGGCGCCCCTGCGCAAGGTGCACGACCGCTTCGGACTGAGCGAGGAGCCTGAGGAGGCGCCCCGCCCGCGGGTGCCGAGCGGGGTGTGA